One window from the genome of Chloroflexota bacterium encodes:
- a CDS encoding cytochrome c-type biogenesis protein CcmH, giving the protein MIATHRRSLLVLLLASLVLLGAILSQAAYAQVNETQVRKIGDKIQCPVCEGTSVADSPSPVAAGMRESIREQLAQGKSEKQIIAFFVDVYGPGVLREPPKTGFYSAVWWVPGLAVVAAALIILVALRRQRAGSAVQPAAAPAPLPTQERDAYRKRLRDELNERND; this is encoded by the coding sequence ATGATCGCCACCCATAGACGCAGCCTGCTCGTCCTCCTCCTCGCCTCGCTGGTCCTGCTGGGCGCGATCCTCTCGCAGGCGGCCTACGCCCAGGTGAACGAGACGCAGGTGCGCAAGATCGGCGATAAGATCCAGTGCCCCGTCTGCGAGGGCACCTCCGTGGCCGATTCGCCCTCTCCCGTGGCCGCCGGCATGCGCGAGTCCATCCGCGAACAGCTCGCCCAGGGCAAGAGCGAAAAGCAAATCATCGCTTTCTTCGTGGACGTCTATGGCCCCGGCGTCCTCCGCGAGCCGCCCAAGACCGGCTTCTACTCCGCCGTCTGGTGGGTGCCCGGCTTGGCCGTCGTCGCCGCCGCGCTCATCATCCTCGTCGCCCTCCGCCGCCAGCGGGCCGGGAGTGCCGTGCAACCGGCGGCCGCCCCTGCGCCACTCCCAACTCAGGAGAGGGACGCCTACCGCAAACGACTGCGCGATGAGCTGAACGAGAGGAATGACTAG